The Leadbettera azotonutricia ZAS-9 genome has a window encoding:
- a CDS encoding nitrogenase component 1 produces the protein MPELAIYGKGGIGKSTISANISAALGKKGLKVLQVGCDPKHDSTRLLLRGSRITTVLDYLKEKSPDQCRLEDILHEGSFGVHCVESGGPEPGVGCAGRGILTSFEFLERLGVRDYKYDAVIYDVLGDVVCGGFAVPIRREYAEKVYIVSSGEFMSLYAANNILRGLKNYDRDAGRAGGIILNSRGLDDEDIRVHRFCDAVKLPLVARFPRSELFSDCEREGLCLMEKFPDSELAEQFSALADTVYSGQKLYPASPLSDEELEERILDKKPASHPAPKAVIAVPEKSSPKQNFFSKSLVSREPLHGCAFSGAMSISTQVADSVSIAHGPQSCAHITFQSLTSFSRRILLERGIVLPYISAPPVVTSGMNEKVMIYGGIEELRQKILEVKASKTTLQQGPNIIFVLTTCPSGIIGDDMGFVKDLEDINTRIIPILTDGNLQGDYLQGIIIAYMEIARSLIDKNVSPRDNTINIVAEKSETNARAESFVFIKEITEELGITINSHFICESSVGEIRNFKKGKLNILAFGDYMGRTIRDFLVSEFNAEFFDLPFPVGFAESEIFVQRLGEYFHKDKQIINGILEKQRQKYYEELDRIKPLLKNKRVMLINFNQNIDWILRTLIDLEMEIAFIGILSYSQDNSFKTVFDSKINELHLDYNNINRQNDLNRIKPDLLLANYGSNEQDESVIMDSIPYCPTAGFMSGLVFARRWAELFKMNLNEGWRKDEQLFRKYYS, from the coding sequence ATGCCTGAACTTGCTATTTACGGAAAAGGCGGTATAGGTAAATCCACCATCTCCGCCAATATCTCCGCCGCCCTGGGGAAAAAAGGCCTTAAAGTGCTTCAGGTAGGCTGCGATCCAAAGCACGATTCCACGCGCCTCTTATTAAGGGGGAGCAGAATAACAACCGTGCTGGATTATCTCAAAGAAAAAAGCCCCGATCAATGCAGACTTGAAGATATTCTCCACGAAGGATCTTTCGGCGTCCACTGTGTTGAATCCGGCGGGCCCGAACCCGGAGTAGGATGCGCGGGTCGGGGCATACTCACCAGTTTTGAATTTTTGGAACGTCTGGGTGTCAGGGATTACAAGTACGATGCGGTGATTTACGATGTGCTGGGCGATGTGGTCTGCGGAGGGTTTGCGGTTCCCATACGGCGGGAATACGCGGAAAAAGTGTACATCGTGAGCTCCGGCGAATTTATGTCCCTCTATGCGGCAAATAACATACTGCGGGGATTAAAAAATTACGACAGGGATGCGGGCAGGGCCGGCGGCATCATCCTCAATTCACGAGGTCTTGACGATGAAGATATTCGGGTCCACCGTTTCTGCGACGCGGTGAAGCTTCCCCTGGTCGCACGCTTTCCCAGAAGCGAACTTTTTTCGGACTGCGAAAGAGAAGGCCTTTGCCTTATGGAGAAATTCCCGGATTCCGAACTGGCTGAACAATTTTCAGCCCTTGCGGATACGGTTTATAGCGGACAAAAACTTTATCCCGCCTCTCCTCTTTCTGACGAAGAACTTGAGGAGCGTATACTGGATAAAAAGCCCGCCTCTCATCCGGCGCCGAAAGCGGTAATTGCGGTTCCGGAAAAATCATCGCCCAAACAGAATTTCTTTTCAAAAAGCCTTGTATCCCGTGAACCTTTGCACGGCTGTGCATTTTCAGGGGCCATGAGTATTTCAACCCAGGTAGCTGACTCTGTCTCCATAGCTCACGGTCCGCAGAGCTGCGCCCACATTACCTTTCAAAGCCTTACAAGTTTTTCCCGTCGTATTCTTCTTGAACGGGGCATAGTGCTGCCTTATATTTCCGCGCCACCTGTTGTAACTTCGGGAATGAACGAAAAGGTAATGATCTATGGCGGTATTGAAGAACTGCGTCAAAAGATACTTGAAGTAAAGGCAAGCAAAACCACTCTGCAGCAGGGGCCGAATATTATTTTTGTCCTTACTACCTGTCCCTCGGGCATTATCGGCGATGATATGGGATTCGTAAAGGATCTTGAAGATATCAATACGCGTATAATTCCCATATTAACCGACGGGAACCTGCAGGGAGATTATTTACAGGGAATAATTATCGCCTATATGGAGATTGCACGCTCCCTTATCGATAAAAATGTGAGTCCCCGGGATAATACCATCAATATTGTGGCTGAAAAATCAGAGACCAATGCCCGGGCCGAAAGTTTTGTTTTTATAAAAGAAATAACAGAGGAACTCGGGATAACAATTAACAGCCATTTTATCTGCGAAAGCTCCGTCGGAGAAATACGCAATTTTAAAAAGGGGAAACTCAATATCCTCGCGTTTGGCGATTATATGGGAAGAACCATACGCGATTTTCTTGTTTCTGAATTTAATGCAGAGTTTTTTGATCTTCCCTTCCCGGTTGGTTTTGCAGAAAGTGAAATTTTTGTGCAACGCTTGGGAGAATATTTCCACAAAGACAAGCAGATAATTAACGGAATACTTGAAAAGCAGCGCCAAAAATATTATGAAGAACTCGATCGTATAAAGCCTCTCCTTAAAAACAAAAGAGTGATGCTCATTAATTTTAACCAGAACATTGACTGGATATTGCGCACCCTGATTGATCTTGAAATGGAGATCGCCTTTATAGGAATACTCAGTTATTCACAGGATAATAGCTTTAAAACCGTTTTTGATTCAAAAATCAATGAACTTCACCTTGATTATAATAATATTAACAGGCAGAATGACCTGAATCGGATTAAACCTGATCTCCTCCTTGCAAATTACGGTTCCAATGAACAGGATGAAAGTGTTATAATGGATTCCATACCTTATTGTCCTACTGCCGGGTTTATGAGCGGCCTGGTATTTGCCCGTCGCTGGGCTGAACTTTTCAAAATGAATTTAAATGAAGGCTGGAGGAAAGATGAACAACTCTTTCGAAAATATTACTCCTGA
- a CDS encoding ABC transporter ATP-binding protein produces MLEIKNLYTGYDCVDVVHNLSLKAERGKVLTIVGPNGCGKTTLLKAVARLLPYRGTITLEGHELKDFSRKNLAKKIALMGQSSQIYFPYSVYDTVALGRYPYSDGFLKSLSKDDEDIIERILGQLELREVRNRMITELSGGQLQRVFLARTLAQNPDLILLDEPTNHLDLKHQVELLDYLSKWVKENDKTVTAVLHDLNLARRFGDTAALMYDGKLIASGEPETVLNGETLKEIYGIDVKAFMLESLKKWQAGNA; encoded by the coding sequence ATGCTGGAAATAAAAAACCTTTACACCGGATATGACTGTGTTGATGTAGTCCATAATCTGAGCCTCAAAGCCGAAAGGGGCAAGGTGCTCACCATCGTTGGGCCCAATGGATGCGGCAAGACAACACTTCTCAAAGCAGTGGCCCGCCTCCTCCCCTACAGGGGTACAATCACCCTTGAAGGCCATGAACTTAAGGATTTTTCACGAAAAAATCTTGCAAAAAAAATTGCCCTCATGGGGCAAAGTTCGCAGATTTACTTTCCCTACAGTGTTTATGATACGGTTGCTTTGGGACGTTATCCGTATTCGGATGGTTTTCTTAAAAGCCTTTCAAAAGATGATGAAGATATAATTGAGCGTATATTGGGGCAGCTTGAATTAAGGGAAGTGAGAAATCGAATGATCACTGAACTTTCGGGGGGTCAGCTCCAGCGGGTTTTTCTTGCCCGCACTCTGGCCCAGAATCCCGATCTCATACTTCTTGATGAACCGACAAATCATCTCGACTTAAAACATCAGGTTGAACTTTTAGACTATCTTTCAAAATGGGTAAAAGAAAACGACAAGACTGTTACTGCGGTGCTTCACGATCTGAACCTTGCCCGCCGTTTCGGCGATACAGCGGCCCTTATGTACGATGGGAAATTAATTGCCAGCGGTGAACCTGAAACGGTATTAAACGGAGAAACGCTTAAAGAGATATACGGCATTGATGTAAAAGCTTTTATGCTCGAATCCCTCAAAAAATGGCAGGCTGGGAATGCCTGA
- a CDS encoding FecCD family ABC transporter permease, producing the protein MRPTKKILIGAIVALAILCAGTSLGSSGISFGDTLRVLLNKLLRLPLIAEVEPRNISIIWNLRFPRALLAFMVGGALSISGTVFQSVLKNQLASPYILGVSSGASLGAGLIMLSGLVIPVIGAFTLPAAGFVFGLATVFLVIGFASKLDKAMSNNTVILFGMVFSLFVNALLTTLTAMYREELKNLLHWQMGSFSMKGWSYVGLMFPFLILGTAGIIRYTREMDILTFGEDEARTMGVDAGGIRKRLLTFSAVLTGAAVALSGAIGFVDLIAPHLARKIVGSSHRHSLPMAFLTGGSLLVVTDLIARTVVTPSELPVGAVTAIIGAPFFAWVYFRKR; encoded by the coding sequence ATGAGGCCGACTAAAAAAATACTTATCGGAGCTATTGTTGCCCTGGCTATCCTCTGCGCCGGGACTTCTTTGGGGAGTTCGGGTATAAGTTTTGGAGATACCCTCAGGGTGCTGCTTAATAAACTGCTGCGCCTTCCCCTTATAGCCGAAGTTGAACCCAGAAATATCTCCATTATCTGGAATCTGCGTTTTCCAAGGGCTCTTCTTGCCTTTATGGTTGGAGGCGCCCTTTCCATAAGCGGAACTGTATTCCAGTCAGTCTTAAAAAACCAGCTCGCTTCACCTTACATACTGGGCGTTTCATCGGGCGCCTCCCTGGGCGCAGGACTCATAATGCTCTCGGGGCTGGTTATTCCGGTGATTGGAGCTTTTACCTTGCCGGCGGCAGGATTTGTTTTTGGATTGGCAACGGTATTTTTAGTGATAGGCTTTGCTTCCAAACTGGACAAGGCTATGTCCAATAATACGGTGATACTCTTCGGTATGGTCTTTTCGCTTTTTGTAAATGCCCTGCTCACAACCCTCACCGCCATGTATCGGGAGGAATTGAAAAACCTCCTCCACTGGCAAATGGGAAGCTTTTCCATGAAGGGCTGGTCTTATGTGGGACTCATGTTCCCCTTTCTTATATTGGGAACAGCGGGGATAATACGCTACACAAGAGAGATGGATATACTTACCTTCGGGGAAGACGAGGCCCGGACCATGGGTGTGGACGCCGGAGGCATACGGAAAAGACTGCTGACCTTTTCGGCGGTTCTTACAGGGGCTGCGGTTGCATTGAGCGGGGCCATTGGTTTTGTGGATCTCATCGCCCCCCACCTTGCGCGGAAGATCGTAGGTTCAAGCCATCGTCACTCTTTGCCCATGGCTTTTCTTACGGGAGGTTCTCTCCTCGTGGTGACCGACCTTATTGCACGCACTGTAGTCACACCTTCGGAACTGCCAGTAGGTGCAGTTACGGCCATTATCGGAGCGCCCTTCTTCGCGTGGGTGTACTTCAGGAAGCGCTAG
- a CDS encoding ABC transporter substrate-binding protein: MKKQLIVTALIFLALVIGCTKQGSAGIAGTAASVSIPGRIISAAPSNTEIIVGLGLADRLIAVDPYSKDIPGVRQDLPEVDFFYPDAEAIIGLEPEIIIANEINNFGATDSPFRPLMDIDIKVVQIPTSTNLAGIYGDIVTIAEVLGVKDRGEVLTTDLRAEVNKIAEIGKTVTDKKKVYYEISPAPQMVTFGSGTYLNEMIEIIGGVNIFADQHGWFSPNAEEIIKRNPDVIFTMEMTTFGVDSAAKLRTRQSFESINAIKENRIYGIDGNSSGRPSQNIILALKQMALAVYPEIYEAD; encoded by the coding sequence ATGAAAAAGCAATTAATTGTAACGGCGCTGATATTTTTGGCATTAGTTATTGGTTGTACAAAACAAGGCAGCGCGGGTATTGCAGGAACAGCCGCTTCGGTTTCTATACCCGGGCGGATCATTTCCGCCGCCCCTTCCAACACGGAAATCATCGTCGGCCTTGGTCTGGCGGACAGACTCATCGCTGTCGATCCCTACTCAAAGGACATACCGGGAGTACGGCAGGATTTGCCTGAGGTGGATTTTTTCTATCCCGACGCTGAGGCCATTATCGGCCTTGAGCCGGAGATCATCATCGCCAATGAAATAAACAACTTCGGGGCTACTGATTCACCTTTCAGACCCCTGATGGATATAGACATTAAAGTTGTCCAGATCCCTACCAGTACAAATCTTGCGGGAATATACGGTGATATTGTTACCATTGCCGAAGTCCTGGGGGTAAAGGATCGGGGTGAGGTGCTGACCACAGACCTCCGTGCCGAAGTGAATAAAATCGCCGAAATTGGAAAAACCGTTACCGATAAAAAAAAAGTGTACTATGAAATATCTCCGGCCCCTCAAATGGTAACCTTTGGTTCAGGAACTTATCTGAACGAAATGATAGAAATTATTGGAGGGGTAAATATTTTTGCCGATCAGCACGGATGGTTTTCTCCAAACGCGGAGGAGATCATTAAGCGGAATCCTGATGTTATCTTCACCATGGAAATGACAACTTTTGGCGTTGATTCTGCCGCTAAATTGCGGACTCGTCAGAGTTTTGAGTCAATTAATGCGATCAAGGAAAACCGCATTTATGGCATTGACGGTAATTCGTCAGGCCGGCCTTCCCAAAATATCATACTTGCCTTAAAACAGATGGCTTTGGCGGTGTACCCGGAAATTTATGAGGCCGACTAA
- a CDS encoding TonB-dependent receptor plug domain-containing protein yields the protein MIKSFFNAGGLFPALVMFFILCSPLSAQVPGEEDDFPDEDLLLMEGEGLTIAASPETTQQMDVVSREEIEQAHAPDLAVLLQETLGLGFTRYGPYGNQADINLRGFDSSRIALLVNGVPVNSAMDGGFDFNTIDLNSIDHIEVIHGGSDTKFNVSGALGGVINIVTAGKPKPGLKIGASLSNTASLPGHYYDRDGTKAGPEWEDLADAQKAEFSLGWGAEKFSWTAGLFANRAANHFIFKEPIFNLVRRKDNNEVYDGGANASFTKNFDNLSRLIVSGNLYYGDKNIPTSGFSRLAGKQTDLAAGESVLFDMPRAFRDELAMEVSLGHNWHQLSYAPPLGAESLHNQNTLNFINRWNWYPNNYFVFRLGGDYRYAWIDSTDLGLRDRHDGGLYLTAEYQIIESLLLISSVKGIFAPDTAVPVPKLGLLWTPIEDLSIKNNYFRSFKLPNFEDLYWSPQRQVGGNPDLKPEDGWGADLQAAYRFGKSVNIESTFFVQWTKDSIHWAIDSGGTWHPSNVGEAAYFGFDTKLGLNFPGFAFLDKIKLSLSYQYLLSYLLSYGYTWSSGKRIPYMPVHTAGAALDLPWNSANTAASGSLILQGRWESVRYTNTSNITKLMYPFIFDLTLNQKTGEYFTVFVVGRNLLNKPYESFSGYFMPGMTVTLGLRMDIQ from the coding sequence ATGATTAAATCATTCTTCAATGCCGGTGGGTTATTTCCGGCATTGGTGATGTTTTTCATTCTTTGTTCCCCCCTTTCTGCCCAAGTACCGGGTGAAGAAGACGATTTTCCCGACGAAGACCTTCTCCTCATGGAGGGAGAAGGTCTTACCATAGCCGCCAGTCCCGAGACCACCCAGCAGATGGATGTGGTAAGCCGCGAGGAAATTGAACAGGCTCATGCGCCGGATTTGGCGGTTCTTCTTCAGGAAACCCTGGGGCTGGGTTTTACCCGCTATGGGCCTTACGGGAATCAGGCGGACATAAACCTCCGGGGTTTTGATTCTTCCCGTATTGCCCTCCTGGTGAATGGTGTGCCGGTTAACTCCGCCATGGACGGCGGTTTTGACTTTAATACCATCGATCTCAATAGTATTGATCACATCGAAGTGATTCACGGCGGCTCAGACACTAAATTCAATGTGTCCGGGGCGCTGGGGGGCGTCATTAACATCGTTACTGCGGGGAAACCAAAGCCGGGGCTTAAAATCGGCGCGAGTCTTTCCAACACCGCCTCTTTGCCGGGGCATTATTATGACAGGGATGGAACAAAGGCCGGCCCTGAATGGGAAGATCTGGCCGATGCTCAAAAGGCCGAATTTTCTCTGGGCTGGGGAGCGGAAAAATTCTCCTGGACTGCGGGACTTTTTGCAAACCGAGCCGCAAATCACTTTATCTTTAAGGAGCCAATTTTCAATCTGGTGCGCCGCAAGGATAATAACGAAGTGTACGACGGCGGAGCAAACGCTTCGTTTACTAAAAATTTTGATAACCTTTCTAGGCTCATTGTTTCGGGGAATCTGTATTACGGGGACAAAAATATTCCTACATCGGGATTTTCACGCCTTGCAGGGAAGCAGACGGATCTGGCTGCCGGGGAGAGCGTTCTTTTTGATATGCCCAGGGCCTTTCGTGATGAACTGGCCATGGAGGTTTCTTTGGGGCATAACTGGCATCAGTTGAGCTATGCGCCGCCTTTGGGGGCCGAGTCCCTTCATAATCAAAATACCCTTAACTTTATCAACCGCTGGAACTGGTATCCGAATAACTATTTTGTTTTCCGTTTAGGCGGCGACTACCGCTACGCATGGATAGATTCCACCGATTTGGGCCTTAGAGATCGCCACGACGGCGGCCTCTACCTTACGGCTGAATATCAGATTATCGAAAGCCTTCTCCTCATATCTTCGGTAAAGGGGATTTTTGCCCCTGACACGGCAGTACCGGTTCCCAAGCTCGGACTTCTCTGGACACCCATAGAAGACCTCTCTATAAAAAACAATTATTTCCGCAGCTTTAAACTGCCCAATTTTGAAGATCTCTACTGGTCGCCGCAGCGCCAGGTAGGAGGAAACCCCGACCTCAAACCGGAAGATGGGTGGGGGGCGGATCTTCAGGCAGCTTACCGTTTCGGCAAATCGGTGAATATCGAAAGTACCTTCTTTGTACAGTGGACTAAGGATTCAATACACTGGGCCATCGACTCGGGAGGCACGTGGCATCCGTCCAATGTGGGGGAAGCGGCCTATTTCGGCTTTGATACAAAGCTCGGCTTAAACTTTCCCGGTTTTGCATTTCTGGACAAAATAAAACTTTCCCTTTCGTATCAGTATCTTTTAAGTTATCTTTTGAGTTACGGCTATACCTGGTCCAGCGGTAAACGCATCCCCTATATGCCGGTACACACTGCTGGGGCTGCCCTGGATCTCCCCTGGAACAGTGCCAATACCGCCGCTTCAGGTTCTCTGATACTGCAGGGACGATGGGAAAGTGTCCGTTACACCAACACATCCAATATCACAAAACTCATGTATCCGTTTATTTTTGATCTTACACTAAACCAGAAAACCGGTGAATACTTTACTGTTTTCGTCGTTGGACGGAATCTGCTCAACAAACCCTACGAATCCTTCAGCGGGTACTTCATGCCCGGCATGACGGTTACATTGGGACTACGAATGGATATACAATAG